A single genomic interval of Mustelus asterias chromosome 13, sMusAst1.hap1.1, whole genome shotgun sequence harbors:
- the rtn4r gene encoding reticulon-4 receptor — MAEGNRLLFLALCLHYLPKADSCPEDCTCYSEPMTVSCQQQGFKAVPDGIPLRSQRIFLQNNKIPLVSSSSFSSRRNLTVLWLHSNNISIIQSGAFSGLGRLEELDIGENINLKSLTPTTFQGLARLHTLHIHRCGLSELPFGIFRGLGSLQYLYLQENVLEKLEDDLFVDLGNLTSLFLHGNRIKSLSENVFRGLGSLDKLLLHQNRIKLVHRRAFHDLGKLGLLYLFNNNITVLTGQTMDPLVSLQYLRLNGNQWICDCRAKSLWEWFRHFRGSSSVLECHTPSRLFLSDLKTLDRRDLETCLDPSSQIRTSIFSTRTRSGKLPTVETPAGPRDGSIRCCEPGSEQSPLIHAKAKSAPSSYNSRGSTSNPLKDKENISKSRYAENDLSKNGTYKSGLSDAPMGTFSAKIDQSLVMLSPELLDNLDSSTSPTTKKKRKCYKKPKTDSSSCRHSNGSYRMLVCKSALLVFMLQLSSCEYLLRITQGKQLIKGSSSFKSQFSLIVNRVALSQKIIVSSFAKDLST, encoded by the exons ATGGCTGAAG GAAACCGACTCCTCTTCCTGGCCCTCTGCTTACACTATCTCCCCAAAGCTGACTCCTGTCCCGAGGATTGTACCTGCTACAGCGAGCCCATGACAGTCAGCTGTCAGCAGCAGGGGTTCAAAGCGGTTCCGGACGGGATCCCACTCCGAAGCCAGCGGATCTTCCTGCAGAACAACAAGATTCCTCTGGTGAGCTCCAGCAGCTTCAGCTCACGCCGGAACCTGACAGTGCTTTGGCTTCATTCCAACAACATCAGCATCATCCAGTCCGGGGCTTTCTCTGGCCTGGGGCGCCTGGAGGAGTTGGATATTGGGGAAAATATCAATCTTAAGTCCCTGACTCCCACCACTTTCCAGGGCTTGGCGCGCCTACACACCCTGCATATCCACAGATGCGGCCTTTCAGAGCTGCCCTTTGGGATATTCAGGGGGCTCGGCTCCTTGCAGTACCTCTACCTACAGGAGAACGTGTTGGAGAAATTGGAAGACGACCTGTTTGTGGACTTGGGCAACCTGACTTCCTTATTCTTGCACGGGAACAGGATCAAGAGTTTGTCGGAAAATGTGTTCCGGGGCTTGGGCAGCCTGGATAAACTCCTGCTCCACCAGAATCGAATTAAGCTGGTGCACAGAAGGGCTTTCCATGACCTGGGCAAGTTAGGCTTATTGTATCTCTTTAACAACAACATCACCGTGCTGACTGGGCAGACCATGGACCCACTGGTGTCCCTCCAGTACCTGCGGCTGAATGGGAACCAGTGGATCTGTGATTGTCGAGCCAAGTCTCTTTGGGAATGGTTTCGGCATTTCCGCGGATCTAGTTCGGTGTTGGagtgtcacaccccctcccgcctGTTCCTGAGTGATCTCAAAACACTGGACCGCCGCGACCTGGAGACCTGCCTGGATCCCTCCAGCCAGATCCGGACCAGCATCTTCAGCACCCGGACCAGATCTGGCAAACTGCCCACGGTGGAGACCCCAGCCGGCCCCAGGGACGGTTCCATCAGGTGCTGCGAGCCGGGCAGCGAGCAGTCCCCCCTCATTCACGCCAAAGCCAAGTCGGCTCCCTCCTCGTACAACAGCCGAGGGTCCACCAGCAACCCGCTGAAAGACAAGGAGAACATCTCCAAGAGCAGGTACGCGGAGAACGACCTGTCGAAGAACGGGACGTACAAAAGTGGGCTGAGCGATGCCCCCATGGGGACTTTCTCTGCCAAAATAGACCAATCGTTAGTCATGCTTAGCCCCGAGTTGTTGGACAATCTAGACTCCTCCACGTCGCCCACAACTAAAAAGAAACGAAAATGCTACAAAAAGCCTAAAACTGACTCATCTTCGTGCCGCCACAGTAACGGGTCGTATCGAATGCTAGTGTGCAAGTCAGCTCTG CTTGTGTTCATGCTGCAACTCTCATCTTGTGAGTACCTGCTGAGGATTACTCAGGGAAAACAGCTCATAAAGGGGTCTTCATCATTTAAGAGTCAGTTTAGCTTAATTGTGAACAGAGTtgctctgagtcagaagattataGTTTCAAGCTTCGCTaaagatttgagcacataa